CGCTCTGCCATTACAGAACCAATAGCATTCCTTTTTGGATTACACTGGTTGTGGTTGTTTTAATGTACTTCCTGAGCAGTGGTGACCACAGCCGTCTTCCAAATATATCCTTTAAAATGtctataaattaataaaacacCTTCCTCCTTCAAGAGGTGGAGCCTACGTCCTCACCCCTCAAGTGGCTCATTTCTAatgaacagaatgaagcagaaatgATGATGTGTGACTTGAAAACTGGGAGCTAAAAGGTACTTCAGCTTACTCCTTTGCTCTCCCCCTGGATTTGGGGGAAACCAGCTGCCATCTCAAGAGCAAACTTAAGCAGCTCTATGGAGAAGACACTCATGTGGCAAGGAACCTCCCACCCACGAGGATGTGAAGTGACTCTTCCAGctccagtcaagccttcagatgactgcagccctgCCTGGGTGACTTCTTGACTCAAGTCCCATCCCACCACCATCCCATAATGGCACAATCGCCTTTAACCACAACCCAGATgcatggtggcttccctggtagctcagctagtaaagaatccgcctgcaatgtgggagacccaggttcgatccctgggttgggaagtttccctggagaagggaatggctaccctccagtattctggcctggagaattccgtggactatagcgtccatggtgttgcaaagagtcggacacgactgagcaactttcacttcacagccCAGAGAGCTTTATGTTCCCAAGTGGTTTCACATTCACTGTTTCATTAGAGAAAAACATCCCTACGGAGGAGGCCagggtttatttttctatttaacaaatgaagaaactggggaGAGGCAGGCAAAGGCAGGAGCAGAGTCTAGCCCTAAGGCCATGGCAGTTCTGGAGGCAGAATGAAGGTCTCCAATGACCCGAGGATACAATGAATCCTCCCTTCGCTTGGCCTGGCCTGCACCCCACACTGGAGGGCACCCTACACCCGGAGGGCAGCGTGTCGTAATGGTTAACAGCCCGGACAGACAGGGCTGATCTACTCTTGGTCCAGTACTTTACAGTTGTGGGGGCAAGTCACTCTCTGAACCTTAAGTTCCCTCATCTGTAGGCTGGATCTCTCACAGTTCTTACAAACATCAGTGATATTCAAGAGGGCATGGTGCAGGCACCTTAATAAATGAGGGGGCTGCTCATGCTGTCATTATGGTTAACCAAGATATATAATCCCCTGCCCCACACACTGCACGTGAGTGTGAAGCATGTCCCCAACCCATGCCATGACAGTGatggagaaaggagaagaggatggggtCAGGTGCCGGGGTAGGAGGTGAGCTCTTTACCTTTTCACTTCCAACCCTGGTCTCATCTCAGAGGCCTGCCCCTTTTCTCACTACAGCCCTGTTTCCTCCAATTGAGATCAGATGAGGGTTCAAATGAGGCTTTTTAAACCCTACAACAAGCATGgggacctggcaggctgcacAGGACAGGACAGCCCCTTGAGGCCCTCACAGGTGAAACATCTGGTCAGACAAGACAGTACCTGAGGAAGACTAAGGGGAGAGGAGTTGGCTGGCTCAGGGGACAGACACCCTGGCCTCTTCCTACTTCTCATTAGTTGGCAGAACCAGCTTCTCAAAGGGTGGGAGGAGAGATATGAAGACTCTATCACAGCCTCACCAGTAGTCAAAGGTTGGAAGCAAGAACTACTCTTACCACTTAGCTGAGAGGGACACTGAGGTCCAATCAGGCTAAGTAGCAAAACCAAGTTTGCCCATGATGCTAAAGAGTCAGCACTAAGACACAGCATTCTGACCCCTGAGGGAGGGCAGCGTGTGGGGTATTAGGATGAGCACTGCATTTGATGTCAGATGACCTCATCGTCATGGTTACCCTGACCACATGCTCGCAGAATGTCACGGGCCATGCTCAGTGTGTTAGCAGCATCACCCTCTTCCAAGGCCACAATCGTGCAGCCTCTAGGCTGCATTTGGCTTACAAACAAGTCCCAGTTAACCCACCtggttatattttaaattgaatatttCACACAAAAATATTGGTATCTGGCTTCCTCTGAAATGTCAGGAGCCCTGATCCAAAGGGCCCAGGTTGATAACAGGCAGCCAGCCCCCTCCACTGGGCGCATGTTCCTTGCTCAGGTCCCCTCCAGCCCATTCAAACTTAGTGGCCATGTGTGTTTGTGACCTGTGACTCAAGGAAGTACTCATAATCCTTACAGAGGTACTTCACgttatagagaaggaaatggaggctcagaagtTAAGTAACCTGGTTACACAAGCTGAGATTCAAACCTGGATGTGTCTCtctccaaagcccatgctcttcTCACCACCTAGCCTGGCTACTCAAGAGTTATTCCCTGCgttgagcctcactttcctcctctgtTAAATGGAGAGAATGACTTCTGCCCTGAGGGGGACCCTGTTAAGATCCTCAAGAGTGGAGGCAAGCACTGTATGAACTCAGGCAAGCCCTGCTTGGGGAGCCCAGGTCACGTGACCCTTGGCCAGGGGTGCAGGTAGGAACCCACCTTCTTGGGCAAGAAGTGGACCCCGACGGGGTACTTGTCCGGGTGGGTCCAGAGCTCGATCTGCGCCAGCACCTGGTTGGTGAAGGAGTTGCTCATCACAAAGCTAGGGTGGCCCATGGCACAGCCCAGGTTGACCAGACGGCCCTCGGCCAGCAGGATGATGCGGCGCCCGTTCTTCAACAAGTAGCGGTCCACCTGCAAGCGGGCAGAGCAGTGGTAAGGACTGGCAGGCGCTGCTCCCAGTGTCCACCCCATCCTCATCCCATCCTCCTGCccagcaggcctccctgcctccagcagtGCCCACAAAGGGCCTAGACTGCCCTAAAACAACCTCCAGCATAGGGACTGGGACACACAGTTAATAATAAAAGCCAGTATTTATTAAACAACTCTGAGCTACAGACCTCATACATCTACTGTGAGAATTTAAAGAGCTCACATGTGCAAGGCACTTAGTTTAAGTACTACATATTAGCTAATGGTACTGTTAATATTATTACTGGCACAGGCCCTGGGCTAAGAACACACACataactgtgtatgtgtgtgtgtatacaatatataaaaattacatttaattctACTAACAATCCTTTAAATTAAGTACtggtattatccccatttcacagatacagaaactgCAGTTTAAAGGGTTAAGTTCCTTGCCCAGAGCCAGATATTACAAAGTGGCTGTAATTTGAGCCTGGACAGTCTGAGGACAGATCCCAGGCTCTCAATCACCATACTTAGTAAAAAGCTAAAtgtggaatttccctggtggtccagtaggtaagaatctgcctgccaatgcaggggacacgggtttgatccctggtccaggaagatcccacatgcctcagagcagctaagcccgcatgccacaactactgagcctgcactcgaGAGGCCAtggtccacaagagaagccgccacaagaAGCCTGTGTACgtaatagccaaaaataaaatcaatcagcAAGACAGATGTGGTGGTACTCAGCCTCAGCTGCACATCAGAATCCTCCAGGGAGCTTTAAAACAGGAGGACCCGTGGCCTCCCTCCAAGATTCCAATTTAGCAGCCTGAAACCTCTTCCTCCCATCCCACAGCCCAGGTCGCCAGAGCCTCGTCATCTGTCCTCCTCGGCAGCCAGCCCATGGGCCTGCCCTCCTCGGCGCTCCATCTGCCGAGCCTGCTGGCAGGGCTGGGACTCCTCACCTGGGGCTTGATGTTCACCTTCTCCACAGCGTTCTTGTTCAGCCACTTGACATCGATCTCCACGTCAAAGTGCCCGATGTTACACACGATGGCATCATCTTTCATCCGTTCAAAGTGCCTGTGGGGGAGCCTCAGCCCGTGAGAGAGGGTCAGCGACCAAGGGCAGCCCCACGCCTGCCCCCTCCTTCACTCCCTAGGACCCCCACCACCACACCGGCACCTACTCGCCAACGATGATGTCGATACAGCCCGTGGTGGTGACAAAGATGTTGCCCTCCTGACAGGCCTCATCCATGGTGGTCACCTCATAGCCTGTGTAGACACAGCCCCCGCGGGTCAGCCAGGGTGGCCACGCCCCTCCTCTGGCCCCAGCAGCTGACGGCCAACCCCCACTCTATCATACCCTCCATGGCAGCCTGAAGTGCGTTGATGGGGTCAATCTCCGTGATGATGACGCGGGCCCCGAATCCCCTCAAGGCCTGGGCACAGCCCTTGCCCACGTCGCCATAGCCTGCAACCACCGCCACCTTGCCCGCAATCATGACGTCTGTGGCCCGCTTGATGCCATCTATGAGGGACTCCCGGCAGCCATAGAGGTTGTCAAACTTGCTCTGTGAGGAGAGGGGGCAAGGCGGAGATGGGGGCGGGCAAAGCCCCGGAGCCTCAGACCCACTCTCAATATCTCAGCCTGCTGGGCCTTGTGCTGATCACCTCCTGGGACTTCTCCCCACCAGCTAGTGTGTTCGTGTGCCCCTTGCCCCTGCTCGGCCCCACGACTTTCTCCCCAGTCTTTCTCAGCCAGTCTAGAAGGCTTCCTGAGGATCAACTATGAGAGACCGCCCAAAGCATCTGCTTCACTTTAAACCTCCCGATGCCCAGCTCTAAGGATCACTGTGTAATCCTTTGTCTCTTTAATGCACTCATCACTCTGCCTACAACCCCTTTCCCCAGCAAGTGAGGGCTAAATTCCTCATCAGCAGCCTCCCCGGGGGCCTTCCTCAGGGCCTGCTCCTGAGCTGCTCCCCAGGCCCACCTTGGTGACAGAGTCGTTGACATTGATGGCCGGCACCTTCAGGATCCCGTTGGCCATCATCTTGTACAGGTTGTGGACCCCCGTTGTGGTCTCTTCAGAGATGCCTCGGATGCCTGAACGAGAGGGGAGGGGACAGActtcaggccaggaagcagtGGCCTCTGGGATGGGACTCCAAGAGCCTGAGAGAGCCCACAGCTGAACTCACCTGAATGCCTCACCTTTGCCTTCTAAAGATGCTCCTCTTTCGGGGTTCCCATCTCTGGAACCTATACCACAGTCCACCTAATCACCTGGGCCAACACGAGGGAGGAGTCGCCACCTTCACTAGGCCTCATGATTCTACCTCCCAACAACTCACAGACTGTCCATCCCCACTGCCCGCAACCCTGCCACAGCACGTCCTCTACACAGCAGCCGCACTTAACACGTGTATTTTCAGAGACGTCTTTTCAATACACCCAATTACTTCCCTTTGCCCTCAGCATCAAGCCCAACTCTCTCGCTGAGTTTATTATAGTCTTTACACATCTGATCTTCACTAAGGCTCCAGTGAAGGAAGCTGCCGTGCTGGCTAACTTTCTGTTTCCTGAAAGGTCATCCtttcctacctcagggcctttgcactcacTATAACATTCcctacttccctccccaccctgctttTAACAAAGCTTCCCAGCTGTTCTCAGCCCTGGCCTTGTGCTTGCCCTCGGGCCATCATCTCAGCCAGCCTTCCCTAGCCCAGGAGACAGGCCCCAGCACGCTTACAGGAGCCTGCGGATATCCCATCTTCCACAAAATCAGCTGTTTGAGGCACCAGGAGTCCTGCCAGGCCTGCCGCTCTCATGTGGACAAACAAGACCCCATTTAGACCACCAGCACCCAGCCCACTGACCTGCCCTACTCACCTGACAGGAGCTGCGGGTACTTGGTGTGGATGAGGTTGGTGAGGTCACCACCGTCGTCCAGAATCATGTTGAGGGGCCCGTCCTTGAAGTACAGCGTCTGTTCAATGCACCACAGGTACTCCTCGTCCGTTTCGCCCTTCCAGGCGTACACTGGAGAGTGAGCGGCATGTCAGGGCTGGCCCTCCACTATGGCACCTGCTCCAGGGACCCACCTAGGTAGACTCAAAACTATCTCCTTCCTAATTTCAATCCCCAGCCACCTCCAGCCTCTCTGAGGGCTCAGCAGTGCTAAGGACACAACTTGGAGCCAGAGGTATCAGTGTGAATCCTGGTTCTGCActgaccagctgtgtgacttttggCAAATCACTTCACCTCTGAGTCTCACTTTCATTGTGGATAGTAGTATAGATTAAGTGAGACAAAAGCCAAACACAGACCCCTTATATATAAGTATCTGGAAagaattctttcctttcttactcttttctttcttttcctacccTCGTCTGTCTGGGCCCCCAGCTCACAGTGACCGGGGATCTTTCCCACAGTGCCTACTGCTGGGAGGGAGGTGTGATGGGAGGAGGGAGCCACATTAGGTGGACTCAAGAGACAAGATCCAGGGTTCATTCTGCACTGAAAGGACCTGATGGGCCCACAGTCTCTGTAGTACGTTATCCTAGGTAACGTCTGGCCAAAATCTATTAACAGCAGCTACCGTGTATGGAGCACTTTCTGT
This portion of the Ovis canadensis isolate MfBH-ARS-UI-01 breed Bighorn chromosome 13, ARS-UI_OviCan_v2, whole genome shotgun sequence genome encodes:
- the AHCY gene encoding adenosylhomocysteinase, which codes for MSDKLPYKVADISLAAWGRKALDLAENEMPGLMHMREMYSASKPLKGARIAGCLHMTVETAVLIETLVALGAEVRWSSCNIFSTQDHAAAAIAKAGIPVYAWKGETDEEYLWCIEQTLYFKDGPLNMILDDGGDLTNLIHTKYPQLLSGIRGISEETTTGVHNLYKMMANGILKVPAINVNDSVTKSKFDNLYGCRESLIDGIKRATDVMIAGKVAVVAGYGDVGKGCAQALRGFGARVIITEIDPINALQAAMEGYEVTTMDEACQEGNIFVTTTGCIDIIVGEHFERMKDDAIVCNIGHFDVEIDVKWLNKNAVEKVNIKPQVDRYLLKNGRRIILLAEGRLVNLGCAMGHPSFVMSNSFTNQVLAQIELWTHPDKYPVGVHFLPKKLDEAVAEAHLGKLNVKLTKLTEKQAQYLGMPREGPFKPDHYRY